The following coding sequences lie in one Pseudorca crassidens isolate mPseCra1 chromosome 2, mPseCra1.hap1, whole genome shotgun sequence genomic window:
- the PUSL1 gene encoding tRNA pseudouridine synthase-like 1 isoform X4, whose translation MGAGSVRARYLVYFQYLGTDFNGVAAVRGAQHAIGVQNYLEEAAERLNSVVPVKFTISSRTDAGVHALSNAAHLDVQRRSGRPPFSPEVLTQALNTHLRHPAIRVLQAFRVPSHFHARHAATSRTYLYRLATGCHRPDQLPVFERNRCWALRADCLDVAAMREAAQHLLGTNDFRAFQSAGSPATSPVRTLRRASVSPDPASSPFVLPEESRRLRFWSLEFESQSFLYRQVRRMTSVLVAVGLGALMPAQVKMILESQDPLGRHQSRVAPAHGLFLKAVLYESFG comes from the exons ATGGGCGCGGGCTCAGTGCGGGCGCGCTACCTCGTGTACTTCCAGTACTTGGGCACGGACTTTAA CGGGGTCGCGGCAGTCAGGGGCGCCCAGCACGCCATCGGAGTCCAGAACTACCTGGAG gaggccgcagagcggctgaaCTCGGTGGTGCCGGTAAAGTTCACTATCTCCAGCCGCACGGATGCTGGGGTCCATGCCCTGAGCAACGCGGCGCACCTGGACGTCCAGCGCCGCTCAGGCCGGCCCCCCTTCTCCCCTGAAGTCCTGACGCAAGCCCTCAACACCCACCTGAGGCACCCGGCCATCCG GGTACTGCAGGCCTTCCGTGTGCCCAGCCACTTCCATGCCCGCCACGCAGCCACGTCCAGGACCTACCTGTACCGTCTGGCTACTGGCTGCCACAGGCCTGACCAGCTGCCCGTGTTTGAACGAAACCGGTGCTGGGCGCTTCGGGCTGA CTGCTTGGACGTCGCTGCCATGCGGGAGGCCGCCCAGCACCTCCTGGGGACAAACGATTTCAGGGCCTTCCAGTCGGCTGGCAGCCCGGCCACCAGCCCGGTGCGCACCCTGCGCCGAGCCTCCGTGTCCCCCGACCCTGCCAGCAGCCCCTTTGTCCTCCCCGAGGAGAGCAG GCGGTTGCGGTTCTGGAGCCTGGAGTTTGAGAGCCAGTCCTTCCTATACAGACAG GTGCGGAGAATGACATCTGTGCTGGTGGCCGTGGGGCTGGGGGCTTTGATGCCTGCTCAGGTGAAGATGATTCTGGAGAGCCAGGACCCCCTGGGCAGGCACCAGAGCCGTGTGGCTCCCGCCCACGGCTTGTTCCTGAAGGCGGTGCTCTACGAGAGCTTCG GATGA
- the PUSL1 gene encoding tRNA pseudouridine synthase-like 1 isoform X2, which translates to MGAGSVRARYLVYFQYLGTDFNGVAAVRGAQHAIGVQNYLEEAAERLNSVVPVKFTISSRTDAGVHALSNAAHLDVQRRSGRPPFSPEVLTQALNTHLRHPAIRVLQAFRVPSHFHARHAATSRTYLYRLATGCHRPDQLPVFERNRCWALRADCLDVAAMREAAQHLLGTNDFRAFQSAGSPATSPVRTLRRASVSPDPASSPFVLPEESRRLRFWSLEFESQSFLYRQVRRMTSVLVAVGLGALMPAQVKMILESQDPLGRHQSRVAPAHGLFLKAVLYESFESTAQRSHVTRHAARSGQP; encoded by the exons ATGGGCGCGGGCTCAGTGCGGGCGCGCTACCTCGTGTACTTCCAGTACTTGGGCACGGACTTTAA CGGGGTCGCGGCAGTCAGGGGCGCCCAGCACGCCATCGGAGTCCAGAACTACCTGGAG gaggccgcagagcggctgaaCTCGGTGGTGCCGGTAAAGTTCACTATCTCCAGCCGCACGGATGCTGGGGTCCATGCCCTGAGCAACGCGGCGCACCTGGACGTCCAGCGCCGCTCAGGCCGGCCCCCCTTCTCCCCTGAAGTCCTGACGCAAGCCCTCAACACCCACCTGAGGCACCCGGCCATCCG GGTACTGCAGGCCTTCCGTGTGCCCAGCCACTTCCATGCCCGCCACGCAGCCACGTCCAGGACCTACCTGTACCGTCTGGCTACTGGCTGCCACAGGCCTGACCAGCTGCCCGTGTTTGAACGAAACCGGTGCTGGGCGCTTCGGGCTGA CTGCTTGGACGTCGCTGCCATGCGGGAGGCCGCCCAGCACCTCCTGGGGACAAACGATTTCAGGGCCTTCCAGTCGGCTGGCAGCCCGGCCACCAGCCCGGTGCGCACCCTGCGCCGAGCCTCCGTGTCCCCCGACCCTGCCAGCAGCCCCTTTGTCCTCCCCGAGGAGAGCAG GCGGTTGCGGTTCTGGAGCCTGGAGTTTGAGAGCCAGTCCTTCCTATACAGACAG GTGCGGAGAATGACATCTGTGCTGGTGGCCGTGGGGCTGGGGGCTTTGATGCCTGCTCAGGTGAAGATGATTCTGGAGAGCCAGGACCCCCTGGGCAGGCACCAGAGCCGTGTGGCTCCCGCCCACGGCTTGTTCCTGAAGGCGGTGCTCTACGAGAGCTTCG AGTCCACAGCACAGAGGTCACACGTGACCCGACACGCAGCAAGGTCAGGGCAGCCGTAG
- the PUSL1 gene encoding tRNA pseudouridine synthase-like 1 isoform X1, translated as MGAGSVRARYLVYFQYLGTDFNGVAAVRGAQHAIGVQNYLEEAAERLNSVVPVKFTISSRTDAGVHALSNAAHLDVQRRSGRPPFSPEVLTQALNTHLRHPAIRVLQAFRVPSHFHARHAATSRTYLYRLATGCHRPDQLPVFERNRCWALRADCLDVAAMREAAQHLLGTNDFRAFQSAGSPATSPVRTLRRASVSPDPASSPFVLPEESRRLRFWSLEFESQSFLYRQVRRMTSVLVAVGLGALMPAQVKMILESQDPLGRHQSRVAPAHGLFLKAVLYESFGTTAGPTPVSLDLPQVPACPGWAARSGV; from the exons ATGGGCGCGGGCTCAGTGCGGGCGCGCTACCTCGTGTACTTCCAGTACTTGGGCACGGACTTTAA CGGGGTCGCGGCAGTCAGGGGCGCCCAGCACGCCATCGGAGTCCAGAACTACCTGGAG gaggccgcagagcggctgaaCTCGGTGGTGCCGGTAAAGTTCACTATCTCCAGCCGCACGGATGCTGGGGTCCATGCCCTGAGCAACGCGGCGCACCTGGACGTCCAGCGCCGCTCAGGCCGGCCCCCCTTCTCCCCTGAAGTCCTGACGCAAGCCCTCAACACCCACCTGAGGCACCCGGCCATCCG GGTACTGCAGGCCTTCCGTGTGCCCAGCCACTTCCATGCCCGCCACGCAGCCACGTCCAGGACCTACCTGTACCGTCTGGCTACTGGCTGCCACAGGCCTGACCAGCTGCCCGTGTTTGAACGAAACCGGTGCTGGGCGCTTCGGGCTGA CTGCTTGGACGTCGCTGCCATGCGGGAGGCCGCCCAGCACCTCCTGGGGACAAACGATTTCAGGGCCTTCCAGTCGGCTGGCAGCCCGGCCACCAGCCCGGTGCGCACCCTGCGCCGAGCCTCCGTGTCCCCCGACCCTGCCAGCAGCCCCTTTGTCCTCCCCGAGGAGAGCAG GCGGTTGCGGTTCTGGAGCCTGGAGTTTGAGAGCCAGTCCTTCCTATACAGACAG GTGCGGAGAATGACATCTGTGCTGGTGGCCGTGGGGCTGGGGGCTTTGATGCCTGCTCAGGTGAAGATGATTCTGGAGAGCCAGGACCCCCTGGGCAGGCACCAGAGCCGTGTGGCTCCCGCCCACGGCTTGTTCCTGAAGGCGGTGCTCTACGAGAGCTTCG GGACCACGGCAGGCCCCACGCCTGTCAGCCTGGACCTGCCACAAGTCCCCGCCTGCCCCGGGTGGGCTGCCAGAAGTGGGGTGTAG
- the PUSL1 gene encoding tRNA pseudouridine synthase-like 1 isoform X3, whose protein sequence is MGAGSVRARYLVYFQYLGTDFNGVAAVRGAQHAIGVQNYLEEAAERLNSVVPVKFTISSRTDAGVHALSNAAHLDVQRRSGRPPFSPEVLTQALNTHLRHPAIRVLQAFRVPSHFHARHAATSRTYLYRLATGCHRPDQLPVFERNRCWALRADCLDVAAMREAAQHLLGTNDFRAFQSAGSPATSPVRTLRRASVSPDPASSPFVLPEESRRLRFWSLEFESQSFLYRQVRRMTSVLVAVGLGALMPAQVKMILESQDPLGRHQSRVAPAHGLFLKAVLYESFGPASMCPQSPQHRGHT, encoded by the exons ATGGGCGCGGGCTCAGTGCGGGCGCGCTACCTCGTGTACTTCCAGTACTTGGGCACGGACTTTAA CGGGGTCGCGGCAGTCAGGGGCGCCCAGCACGCCATCGGAGTCCAGAACTACCTGGAG gaggccgcagagcggctgaaCTCGGTGGTGCCGGTAAAGTTCACTATCTCCAGCCGCACGGATGCTGGGGTCCATGCCCTGAGCAACGCGGCGCACCTGGACGTCCAGCGCCGCTCAGGCCGGCCCCCCTTCTCCCCTGAAGTCCTGACGCAAGCCCTCAACACCCACCTGAGGCACCCGGCCATCCG GGTACTGCAGGCCTTCCGTGTGCCCAGCCACTTCCATGCCCGCCACGCAGCCACGTCCAGGACCTACCTGTACCGTCTGGCTACTGGCTGCCACAGGCCTGACCAGCTGCCCGTGTTTGAACGAAACCGGTGCTGGGCGCTTCGGGCTGA CTGCTTGGACGTCGCTGCCATGCGGGAGGCCGCCCAGCACCTCCTGGGGACAAACGATTTCAGGGCCTTCCAGTCGGCTGGCAGCCCGGCCACCAGCCCGGTGCGCACCCTGCGCCGAGCCTCCGTGTCCCCCGACCCTGCCAGCAGCCCCTTTGTCCTCCCCGAGGAGAGCAG GCGGTTGCGGTTCTGGAGCCTGGAGTTTGAGAGCCAGTCCTTCCTATACAGACAG GTGCGGAGAATGACATCTGTGCTGGTGGCCGTGGGGCTGGGGGCTTTGATGCCTGCTCAGGTGAAGATGATTCTGGAGAGCCAGGACCCCCTGGGCAGGCACCAGAGCCGTGTGGCTCCCGCCCACGGCTTGTTCCTGAAGGCGGTGCTCTACGAGAGCTTCG GTCCTGCCTCTATGTGCCCTCAGAGTCCACAGCACAGAGGTCACACGTGA
- the INTS11 gene encoding integrator complex subunit 11 isoform X2 has product MFQIKVGSESVVYTGDYNMTPDRHLGAAWIDKCRPNLLITESTYATTIRDSKRCRERDFLKKVHETVDRGGKVLIPVFALGRAQELCILLETFWERMDLKAPIYFSTGLTEKANHYYKLFIPWTNQKIRKTFVQRNMFEFKHIKAFDRAFADSPGPMVVFATPGMLHAGQSLQIFRKWAGNEKNMVIMPGYCVQGTVGHKILSGQRKLEMEGRQVLEVKMQVEYMSFSAHADAKGIMQLVGQAEPENVLLVHGEAKKMEFLKQKIEQEFRVNCYMPANGETVTLPTSPSIPVGISLGLLKREMAQGLLPDSKKPRLLHGTLIMKDSNFRLVSSEQALKELGLAEHQLRFTCRVHLHDTRKEQETAVRVYSHLKSVLKDHCVQHLPDGSVTVESILIQAAAHSEDPGTKVLLVSWTYQDEELGSYLTSLLKKGLPQAS; this is encoded by the exons ATGTTCCAGATTAAAGTGGGCTCAGAGTCTGTGGTCTACACG GGGGATTATAACATGACCCCAGACCGGCATTTGGG AGCTGCCTGGATTGACAAATGCCGGCCCAACCTCCTGATCACAGAATCCACGTACGCCACCACCATCCGAGACTCGAAGCGCTGCCGGGAGCGAGACTTCCTAAAGAAGGTCCATGAGACCGTGGATCGTGGCGGGAAG GTGCTGATCCCCGTGTTTGCGCTGGGCCGTGCTCAGGAGCTCTGCATCCTGCTCGAGACCTTCTG GGAGCGCATGGACCTGAAGGCCCCCATCTACTTCTCCACGGGCCTGACGGAGAAGGCCAACCACTACTACAAGCTCTTCATCCCCTGGACCAACCAGAAGATCCGGAAGACCTTTGTGCAGAGGAACATGTTTGAGTTCAAGCACATCAAGGCCTTCGATCGGGCGTTTGCCGACAGCCCGGGTCCCATG GTCGTGTTTGCCACACCAGGGATGCTGCATGCCGGCCAGTCCCTACAGATCTTCAGGAAGTGGGCAGGGAACGAGAAGAACATG GTCATCATGCCCGGCTACTGCGTGCAGGGCACCGTGGGCCACAAGATCCTCAGCGGGCAGCGcaagctggagatggaggggcggCAGGTG CTGGAGGTCAAGATGCAGGTGGAGTACATGTCCTTCAGCGCCCACGCGGACGCCAAGGGCATCATGCAGCTGGTGGGTCAGGCGGAGCCGGAGAACGTGCTCTTGGTGCACGGCGAGGCCAAGAAGATGGAGTTTCTGAAGCAGAAGATTGAGCAGGAATTCC GGGTCAACTGCTACATGCCGGCCAACGGCGAGACGGTGACACTGCCCACGAGCCCCAGCATCCCCGTGGGCATCTCACTGGGGCTGCTGAAGCGGGAGATGGCACAGG GGCTGCTCCCTGACTCCAAGAAGCCCCGGCTCTTGCATGGCACCCTGATCATGAAGGACAGT AACTTCCGGCTCGTGTCCTCAGAGCAGGCCCTCAAGGAGCTGGGCCTGGCCGAGCACCAGCTGCGCTTTACCTGCCGTGTGCACCTGCACGACACGCGCAAAGAGCAGGAGACAGCCGTGCGCGTGTACAGCCACCTGAAGAG CGTCCTCAAGGACCACTGCGTGCAACACCTTCCTGACGGCTCCGTGACCGTGGAGTCCATCCTCATTCAGGCCGCTGCCCACTCAGAGGACCCAGGCACCAAGGTGCTGCTGGTCTCCTGGACCTACCAG GACGAGGAGCTGGGAAGCTACCTCACGTCTCTGCTCAAGAAGGGCCTGCCCCAGGCCAGCTGA